In Elaeis guineensis isolate ETL-2024a chromosome 1, EG11, whole genome shotgun sequence, a genomic segment contains:
- the LOC140855863 gene encoding secreted RxLR effector protein 161-like, whose product MDKAKLVRIPLPRHISLSMQQCLQTNEESEYMERVPYANTMGSVMYTMVCCRPDIAHAASLGTQRLGLIFGQHVGLEKNSSKSRRDSDPLEGFVDANYVSNLNTRRSTTGYVFYMNDGPISWRSIFQPIMALSTTEIEYIEIIEAIKKALWLKRLIIEMRVK is encoded by the exons ATGGATAAGGCCAAACTGGTTAGAATACCATTGCCTCGCCACATCTCCCTCTCTATGCAGCAATGCCTCCAAACAAATGAAGAGAGCGAGTATATGGAGAGAGTTCCTTATGCCAATACCATGGGTAGTGTGATGTACACTATGGTGTGTTGTAGGCCTGATATAGCACATGCAGCGAGTTTG GGAACTCAAAGGCTTGGTTTGATATTTGGGCAGCATGTTGGACTTGAGAAGAACTCCAGTAAGTCAAGGAGAGATTCAGATCCTTTGGAGGGGTTTGTTGATGCTAATTATGTAAGTAATCTAAACACGAGGAGGTCTACTACAGGTTATGTTTTCTACATGAATGATGGGCCTATCTCTTGGAGatcaatctttcaacctatcatGGCCTTGTCCACCACAGAGATCGAGTACATAGAGATTATAGAGGCTATTAAGAAGGCTCTTTGGCTAAAGAGACTCATTATAGAGATGAGGGTGAAGTAG